GTTGGTCCAGATCACCACTTCGACGGGATGCTCTGTCTCGATGCCGTGATCGTTCAGACTCCGAATCACTTCGAGACCGCCCAGCACACCGTAGATGCCGTCAAAGCGGCCGCCGGTCGGCTGCGAGTCGGCGTGCGAACCGGTCACGACCGGCAGCGCGGCGGGATTGCGCCCGGCGCGGCGCATGAACACGTTGCCCATCTGATCGACACTGACCGTGCAACCGGCTTGCTTCGCCCAACTGACGATCAGGTCACGCCCTTCCTTGTCGAGATCGGTCAGCGCAAGGCGGCAGACGCCGCCTTTGGGCGTGGCGCCGATCTTCGCCATCGTCATCAGGCTGTCCCACAACCGCTTGCCGTCGACCTTGACCGACGTACCGGGTTCTGAGTGTTTCAGGGCTTCGGATACCGCGTTCATTCGTCTCGCTCCTTTCGGTGGACCGACATAAAACTGGTGCATCGGCGGCGGGTTTTGGGGCGTAGCCGCACGGAGGCGGTGCACACGGGATGCCTTTGATCGCCTCTTATACAGAGGGCAAACCCTGAGGCATCGGCCGCTCTTCCAATCCTGTCCAGTTGGACAGGTTGTAGACGATTAAACTCGCCAAATCAACACCTTTCGTTCGGTGAGAAACATAGCGAGAAGCGTGCCATTGCATCGCAGCATGTGTTTGCCGCGGGTAGCGAATGCGCGTGTGGGTGCCGCGGCAAACGACTAGAATGAAGCGCGACGCGGCACACATGCCGCCGAAGGCGAACATGAGAGACGACGACGTGGCAGCCGACATCACGGAAAACGAAGAAACACGCGCACCTTTGCGGCGGCGCAAGGCACATATTCGCGAGTCGAATGAAGCGCATCTTCTGGCGTGCGCCGAGGCGGTTTTCGCCGAGCGCGGACTCGACGGCACCAGCACGGCAATGATCGCGGAGCGCGCAGGCTTGCCGAAAGCCAACCTGCATTACTACTTCCCGACAAAGCTCGCGCTATACCGGCGCGTGCTGGAGGATCTGTTCGAAGACTGGTATCGCGCGGCCGACACGTTCGAATGCAGCGACGATCCGGTCGAAGCGATCGGCGGCTACGTACGCGCGAAAATGGAATTATCGCGCCGCCGGCCGCTCGGCTCGAAGGTGTGGGCGAGCGAGATCATTCACGGCGCGGAGCACATGGAGGACATTCTCACGGAGCGCGTGAAGCCTTGGCTCGATAGCCGCGTGAAGGTGATCGACGACTGGATCGCGCGCGGGTTGCTTGCGCCGGTGAATGCGCAAACGCTGATGTACATGATCTGGGCGACGACTCAACATTACGCCGACTTCGACGCGCAGATTCGCGCGCTCAAAGGCAAGCGCGCGTTGACGCAGAAAGCGTTCGAGGCGACGACGGAGGAAGTCGTGCAGTTGGTGATTCGGGCGTGTGGGGCGGTCTCGCCGGAGAGGTCGGACCTGTTGGGGCAGAGCACCTGAGCGGCTTACCTAAGCGGCGCATCCAGGGGCAGAATTACGGCTTTAAACAGATGACTATCGAGAAAATCATGCAACGGAATCTGGTATCGAAGTCCGAGTTCAAAACCAGAGCGCTCGAGTTCTTTCGGCAAGTGGAATTTTCCGGCGAAAGCCTGATCGTGACGGACCACGGCAAACCCGTGCTTGAAGTGCGGCCCTACCGTCGAGCGGAACGGTGCCCGCTCGACGCGCTGCGCGGCACGGTTGTTAAATACGACAATCTCACCGCGTCTGCCGGTGAAGACGATTGTGAGGCGGCACGGTGAATTCCGGTGTCAATAAGTCTCCAGATGCAGCCTCCCCTCCCGCTTGAGCCTCGCCCACAGCCCATCCCAATCCAGTTGATGCTGCTCGCCGATCTCCTTGAGCGCCTGTAGCACGCCATCTTCCATACCCTTCAACCCGCACACGTAAATATGCGTGTTATCGTCCCTGAGCATATGCGCCACGTCGACAGCGCGCTCGCGCATGGCATCCTGGACATAGCGCTTCGGTTGCCCCGGCGTACGCGAAAACGCCAGATTGGTATCGATAAAATCTTTCGGCAAATTCGTAAGCGGCCCAAAGTACGGCAACTCTTCTTTGGTCCGCGCGCCGAAGAACAGCATCAGCCTGCCCGTTGCGCCCTTCAAGCGGCGCCGGCGACGATACTCGGTCATCGCGCGCATCGGCGCTGAACCTGTACCCGTGCAGATCATCAGCAAATGCGAGTTCGGATGATTGGGCATCAGGAAGGTGCCGCCGAACGGGCCAATCACATTGACCGCCTCGCCCTTCTTCAGATCGCACAGGTAGTTCGAACACACGCCATCGGTCGAATCGCCGTGCTGCTGCGATACTCGTTTGACCGTCAGCGAGATGTTGTTATACCCCGGCCGTTCGCCGTCGCGCGGGCTCGCGATCGAATACTGGCGTGCGTGATGCGCGCGGCCGTCGGCAGTCGAGCCGGGCGGCAGGATGCCGATCGACTGTCCTTCCAGCACCGGAAACGGCATCGAGCCGAAATCCAGCACGATATGATGAATGTCGCTGTCGGTCGAACCATCGGTCAGCCGGTAGTTGCCGACCACCGTCGCGGTAGTCGGCGCCTTGTGCGTGTAGAGATTCACATAGGGCTTCGCCGCGGACCACGGCGGCACGACCGAACCCCGCACGGTATCCACTTCGATGCCGCTCGCGTCCACCGGGGTATCGCCGGACGCGCCCGCGCCCGACAGCTCGTCCGCCGCGGCCACGGCCATCGTGTTCTGTTCCGGCAGCACGTCCCACGTGAACTGCTCGTCGATCGGGTAAGCGTCGGCTTTCAGCACCGTGCGCCAGTTGTCGATCGCCCCGGTCGGACACGGCGGCACGCACGCCATGCAGCCGTTGCAGATATCCGCCTTGACCACGTAGTTGTTGTCGTCGTGCGTGATCGCATCGACCGGGCAAGTCTCTTCGCACGTATTGCAGCGAATGCAGATTTCCGGATCGATCAGATGCTGCCTGAGAACTTCGATCGATACTGGGCCGTTCATGACTTCCTCCACCTGGATATGCAGCGCAAGCGTGCCCCGCGCCGCCCGCGCGCTCAGTTAAAGCGCACGTATTCGAAATCGACCGGCTGACGGTTCACACCCATTGCCGGCGGCGCGATCCAGTTGGCGAACTTGCCGGCTTCGGTGACTCGCCCCATCAACGACGCGACGTACGCGCGGTCTTCCGGTGTGGCGAGCCATTTCGCTTCGTTGGCGGCCCATTCGGTTTCGCTGACCACGCGGCCGTCGGGCGATACGCGCGTGCCGGCGAACGTGCCGATCTGACGATTGAACGCTTTATGCGGCACCGTCATGCGGAAATCGATGCCGGCCTTTTCGAGTACCTTGTTCCAGCGCGCCACGCCCGCCACCGAATCCTTGATGTAATCGTCGCGCAGCACTTCGTTCATCGCGTTGAGCATCGGCACTTCGCGCTCGACCAGCTTGCCGTCCTGCACGTCGAGCAGCTTGTAGCTCTGGCCGTTCAGTTGATGATCGTCCTCGCGCCTGTTTTCTTCATAGCGACCCTTCAGGCCCGAGCTATAGAAGGTGGCCGCGTTGGACGAATGATCGGCGCCGAACAGATCGATGGTGACCGAGTAGTGGAAGTTCAGATAGCGCTGAATGGTCGGCAGATCGATCACGCCGGCCGCGCGAATCTTCGTGACGTCGTCCGTGCCCAGTTCGTTCATCACCTTGGCGGTCCGCTGGATGACCCGCGAAACACCCGACTCGCCGACGAACATGTGATGCGCCTCTTCAGTGAGCATGAACTTCGTGGTGCGCGCGAGCGGATCGAAACCCGACTCGGCCAGCGCCGACAACTGGAATTTGCCGTCGCGATCCGTAAAGTACGTGAACATGAAAAACGCGAGCCAGTCCGGCGTTTTCTCATTGAACGCGCCGAGAATGCGCGGGTTGTCGTCGTCGCCCGAACGGCGTCCGAGCAATGCTTCGGCTTCCTCACGGCCGTCGCGGCCGAAGTAGCGATGCAGCAGATACACCATCGCCCACAGGTGGCGACCCTCTTCCACGTTCACCTGGAACAGGTTGCGCAAATCGTAGATGGAAGGCGCAGTCAGACCCAGGTGGCGCTGCTGCTCGACCGACGCCGGCTCCGTATCGCCTTGCGTCACGATAATGCGCCGCAAATTCGCGCGATGCTCGCCGGGCACGTCCTGCCAGGCCGCTTCGCCCTTATGTTCGCCGAAGTGAATCTTGCGGTCCTGCTCGCCGGGCGTCAGGAAAATGCCCCAGCGGTAATCCGGCATCTTCACATGATCGAAATGCGCCCAGCCGCCCGCGTCGACGCTCACTGCGGTGCGCAGATACACATCGTAGCCCTGCGAGCCTTCCGGGCCCATATCGCCCCACCAGGCCAGAAAATTCGGCTGCCATTGTTCGAGCGCGCGTTGCAGCGTGCGGTCGTCGGCGAGGTTGACGTTGTTCGGAATCTTTTCGCTGTAGTTGATCGTGGACATGGTCGGTTCCTGGTTCGGAAACTGCAGTGACGATGAGAGGCGCGTATCGGGCAAGTGGCGCTCCGGCTCGCGCTCGCTGCGTCGATGGCGTTGCAATGCGCATCAGGCGCGCATCAAATGTGAATCACACGCGCGAGACGTCGAATTGCGCCTTGCTGCCCTTGCCGTACACCTTGAGCGCGCCCTTCTCGCCCACTGCGTTCGGCCGGTTGAAGATCCAGTTCTGCCAGGCGGTGAGACGGCCGAAAATGCGCGTCTCCATCGTTTCCGGACCGTTGAAGCGCAGATTCGCTTCGAGTCCGGTCAGGGCATCCGGCGACATGGCCGCGCGCTCTTCGAGCGCAATGCGGATTTCGTCGGCCCAGTCGATGTCGTCGGGCGATGCCGTAACGAGGCCGAGGCGTTCGGCTTCGACCGGCTTGATCGCCTGACCGATCCGGGAGCGCACGGCATCGAGCGGCTCCGTTTCCTCATAGAAACGCCGCGCCAGACGCGATTGATGCGTGACCATCGGATAGAGTCCGAAGTTGACATCCGAAAGCGTGATGGCCGGCTCTTCGTCTTCATTGGCCGGCAGCGCCGCCATATAAGTGCGGTCGGCGGCGAACGCGAGTTCCGCGAAGGTGCCGGCAAAGCACGAGCCCGGCTCGATCAGCGCGAACAGCGAACGCGACGAGACGTCGATACGCGCCAGCGTGCGGCGCAACAGGCCAATCGTCTCGCGCACGAACCAGTGGTCTTTGTGTTGCATCAGCGAGGCGTCCGCGGCGAGCAGATTGCGGGCGTCGCCTTCGGTCCTGAAGACCCACGTGCCGACCGCAAGCTCGTTGGTGCGCATGGACAGGATCGCGTCGTCGAGCTCGCGGGCGAATTGCAACGGCCACCAGTTCGCGCCGGCAGCGACGATGGCGTCGATACTCATGGGCGGTTCGGTTTGCGGAGCCTTGGCCCTGAACGTTGCAATGCGCTTGGCACGATCGATCGTCACGTCGAGCGTTTTATAAGTGAGGCCGTCTTCGCGATCGGTGCGTTCGATCCGCGTGAGCGGCACGCCTTGTGCGTCCATGGGACGATCGCTCTGCGCGGCGAGTTCGAGCGCGCGCGCCTGGATCGCCTGGTCGAACTGGTTCGGCTTCACGACTTCGTCCACGAGGCGCCATGCCTTTGCGCGCTCGCCGCGCACGCCTTCCACCACCGTGCAGAAGATGTCGGCGCGATCGTGACGCACCTTGCGCTTGTCCGTGACGCGCGTCAGGCCGCCGGTGCCCGGCAATACGCCGAGCAACGGCACTTCCGGCAGCGATACCGACGACGAACGGTCATCCACCAGATAGATCTCGTCGCAGGCGAGCGCGAGTTCATAGCCGCCGCCTGCGCAAGCGCCGTTCACCGCCGCGAGAAACTTCAGCCCCGAATAGCGCGAGGAATCTTCCAGTCCGTTGCGAGTTTCGTTGGTGAACTTGCAGAAGTTGACCTTCCACGCATGGGTGGAAAGACCCAGCATGAAGATGTTGGCGCCCGAGCAGAACACGCGATCCTTCAGGCTCGTCAGCACCACGGTTTTGACTTCCGGATGCTCGAAGCGGATGCGCTGTATTGCGTCGTGCAGTTCGATATCGACGCCGAGGTCGTATGAATTCAGCTTCAGCTTGTAGCCGTCACGGATACCGCCGTCCTCGGCGATATCGATGCCGAGTGTCGCGACGGGACCGTTGAAGCTCAGCTTCCAATGCTTGTACTGCGAGGGATCGGTGCGGTAGTCGACCGGCGCGACGGCGGTTTCTGCTGTGGACATGGGGCGTCTCCTGACTGGACGATGCAAATTGTTTTTTGAACAATAGTGCATCGTCAAACCCATGTAAAGCACTTTAGTGCATGTTCGCTAGTAAACCCTGACACCGGAATACATGTCAGCTCACACGCGTTTCATCCGGCGATTCGGCGGCCAGCCTTGCGGCGAGGCGGTCGCGCAGTTGCAGGTAGGCGTCGGCCAGGGTTTTCTCGCTGGTGTCGAAGGTCATGTCGGCGCGGCCATACAGCTCGCTGCGTCCCGCCAGGATGCGCTTCAGGTCGTCCATCGCCTCCTTGTTGCCCGACATCGGCCGCAGATCGCCCTGCGCGACGACGCGGCGCATATGTTCCTCCGGCGCGGCCTGCAGCCACACCGTGTAGCAATGCGACAGCAGCGTATTGAACGTGCCCGACTCGGACACGAGGCCGCCCGGCGACGCAATCACCGCGTGCTCGTGCTCCTGAATCACGGCCTCGAGCGCCCGGTGCTCATAGCGCCGGTAAGCGGCCGCCCCGTACAGCGAGTGAATCTCCGACGGCGGGCAGCCGGCCAGTTGCTCGATCACGCGCGTGAGCTCGACGAACGGCACCTTGCGCTCCTGTGCCAGCATGCGCCCAAGCGTGGATTTACCGGCGCCGCGCAGGCCGATCAACGCAATCCGGTCCTT
This genomic stretch from Paraburkholderia dioscoreae harbors:
- the boxA gene encoding benzoyl-CoA 2,3-epoxidase subunit BoxA, which codes for MNGPVSIEVLRQHLIDPEICIRCNTCEETCPVDAITHDDNNYVVKADICNGCMACVPPCPTGAIDNWRTVLKADAYPIDEQFTWDVLPEQNTMAVAAADELSGAGASGDTPVDASGIEVDTVRGSVVPPWSAAKPYVNLYTHKAPTTATVVGNYRLTDGSTDSDIHHIVLDFGSMPFPVLEGQSIGILPPGSTADGRAHHARQYSIASPRDGERPGYNNISLTVKRVSQQHGDSTDGVCSNYLCDLKKGEAVNVIGPFGGTFLMPNHPNSHLLMICTGTGSAPMRAMTEYRRRRRLKGATGRLMLFFGARTKEELPYFGPLTNLPKDFIDTNLAFSRTPGQPKRYVQDAMRERAVDVAHMLRDDNTHIYVCGLKGMEDGVLQALKEIGEQHQLDWDGLWARLKREGRLHLETY
- the boxC gene encoding 2,3-epoxybenzoyl-CoA dihydrolase; the protein is MSTAETAVAPVDYRTDPSQYKHWKLSFNGPVATLGIDIAEDGGIRDGYKLKLNSYDLGVDIELHDAIQRIRFEHPEVKTVVLTSLKDRVFCSGANIFMLGLSTHAWKVNFCKFTNETRNGLEDSSRYSGLKFLAAVNGACAGGGYELALACDEIYLVDDRSSSVSLPEVPLLGVLPGTGGLTRVTDKRKVRHDRADIFCTVVEGVRGERAKAWRLVDEVVKPNQFDQAIQARALELAAQSDRPMDAQGVPLTRIERTDREDGLTYKTLDVTIDRAKRIATFRAKAPQTEPPMSIDAIVAAGANWWPLQFARELDDAILSMRTNELAVGTWVFRTEGDARNLLAADASLMQHKDHWFVRETIGLLRRTLARIDVSSRSLFALIEPGSCFAGTFAELAFAADRTYMAALPANEDEEPAITLSDVNFGLYPMVTHQSRLARRFYEETEPLDAVRSRIGQAIKPVEAERLGLVTASPDDIDWADEIRIALEERAAMSPDALTGLEANLRFNGPETMETRIFGRLTAWQNWIFNRPNAVGEKGALKVYGKGSKAQFDVSRV
- a CDS encoding type II toxin-antitoxin system Phd/YefM family antitoxin; this translates as MQRNLVSKSEFKTRALEFFRQVEFSGESLIVTDHGKPVLEVRPYRRAERCPLDALRGTVVKYDNLTASAGEDDCEAAR
- a CDS encoding helix-turn-helix transcriptional regulator, coding for MNQNYSPASLDDSADEDAGRAERATERGGEREERDPFLTAMGERVRLLRARRGMTRKTLATETGLSERHLANLESGVGNASVLVLRQIAATLNCSLAEVIGDETTASAEWLLIRELLHGRDQAALQRARVALAEMFAQAPRDPHRKDRIALIGLRGAGKSTLGRMLAQERKVPFVELTRVIEQLAGCPPSEIHSLYGAAAYRRYEHRALEAVIQEHEHAVIASPGGLVSESGTFNTLLSHCYTVWLQAAPEEHMRRVVAQGDLRPMSGNKEAMDDLKRILAGRSELYGRADMTFDTSEKTLADAYLQLRDRLAARLAAESPDETRVS
- the boxB gene encoding benzoyl-CoA 2,3-epoxidase subunit BoxB, which produces MSTINYSEKIPNNVNLADDRTLQRALEQWQPNFLAWWGDMGPEGSQGYDVYLRTAVSVDAGGWAHFDHVKMPDYRWGIFLTPGEQDRKIHFGEHKGEAAWQDVPGEHRANLRRIIVTQGDTEPASVEQQRHLGLTAPSIYDLRNLFQVNVEEGRHLWAMVYLLHRYFGRDGREEAEALLGRRSGDDDNPRILGAFNEKTPDWLAFFMFTYFTDRDGKFQLSALAESGFDPLARTTKFMLTEEAHHMFVGESGVSRVIQRTAKVMNELGTDDVTKIRAAGVIDLPTIQRYLNFHYSVTIDLFGADHSSNAATFYSSGLKGRYEENRREDDHQLNGQSYKLLDVQDGKLVEREVPMLNAMNEVLRDDYIKDSVAGVARWNKVLEKAGIDFRMTVPHKAFNRQIGTFAGTRVSPDGRVVSETEWAANEAKWLATPEDRAYVASLMGRVTEAGKFANWIAPPAMGVNRQPVDFEYVRFN
- a CDS encoding TetR/AcrR family transcriptional regulator; this encodes MKRDAAHMPPKANMRDDDVAADITENEETRAPLRRRKAHIRESNEAHLLACAEAVFAERGLDGTSTAMIAERAGLPKANLHYYFPTKLALYRRVLEDLFEDWYRAADTFECSDDPVEAIGGYVRAKMELSRRRPLGSKVWASEIIHGAEHMEDILTERVKPWLDSRVKVIDDWIARGLLAPVNAQTLMYMIWATTQHYADFDAQIRALKGKRALTQKAFEATTEEVVQLVIRACGAVSPERSDLLGQST